Proteins from a single region of Apostichopus japonicus isolate 1M-3 chromosome 21, ASM3797524v1, whole genome shotgun sequence:
- the LOC139962757 gene encoding organic cation transporter protein-like: MTNFDDILMQTGKFGWFQIRTYLVICIMSLVAAMMAFVQVFIAGTNDHWCKVAQWEEEGCSQWNMTEVECSELKRSLSQPEFDNDDKRDSRCLTYNFTGIDIETAYANRDDLMDLEIIKCDDGWNFDTSLFPSTITEDWELVCDKAFIPNVLQSVYLGGFLLGCIIYGVMADKFGRYYTFLISNVSAGVFGLLCTLSSNYIIFGLLRFLVGASAYGTILVGFVLGTELVVPEMRVYVGVALWYFFAIGYFVLSGVARYLANWRAILAVFALPYLICLPSFLMITESPRWLLTKNRYHDAERIIYKIAQVNGKPKPQNILSQLTEAKEDNNVKQASLLDVIRCPTLLFYLINLWFNWFVQSFLYYGLSLGTSDLGVNAYVAFCISGAVEIPAYVSSIYSMRRFGRKLSTAVLMIMAGTSCFLTILTPNGPARVTVAMVGKFAISASFANVYVLTAEIFPTPLRALSIGACSVAARIGGIVAPLTLVLDRVWEPLPLVLFATSSVLAGVLVFLLPETKGKAMPDTIEDSLNLRNSSYKEVANNEDNNENGSSKPTDI; this comes from the exons ATGACGAATTTCGATGACATCCTAATGCAGACCGGGAAGTTTGGCTGGTTTCAAATCCGTACTTACCTTGTTATTTGCATAATGTCCTTGGTCGCTGCCATGATGGCTTTTGTACAAGTCTTCATTGCAGGAACCAATGATCACTGGTGTAAGGTAGCCCAATGGGAAGAAGAGGGCTGCAGCCAGTGGAATATGACAGAGGTGGAATGTAGTGAGCTCAAAAGGTCACTCTCACAACCTGAATTTGACAACGACGATAAACGAGATTCGAGATGCCTGACATATAATTTCACAGGTATAGATATCGAGACTGCGTATGCAAATCGCGATGATTTGATGGACCTCGAAATCATCAAATGTGACGATGGGTGGAACTTCGACACCAGTTTGTTTCCAAGCACCATCACAGAAGAT TGGGAGCTAGTCTGTGATAAAGCCTTCATTCCCAATGTGCTGCAGTCGGTTTATCTCGGCGGTTTCCTGTTAGGATGCATCATCTATGGAGTTATGGCTGACAA GTTCGGACGATACTACACGTTTTTGATTTCTAACGTCAGCGCTGGTGTTTTTGGTTTATTATGTACATTATCTTCAAATTACATCATTTTTGGCTTGCTGCGGTTTCTCGTCGGTGCGTCAGCATATGGAACCATTTTGGTGGGATTTGTTCTAG GTACCGAGCTGGTAGTTCCAGAGATGAGGGTCTATGTAGGGGTCGCTCTTTGGTATTTCTTTGCCATCggatattttgttttgtctggAGTCGCTCGGTACCTCGCAAACTGGAGAGCGATACTGGCTGTGTTTGCCCTGCCATATTTGATCTGTCTGCCTTCATTCCT AATGATTACAGAATCACCAAGATGGCTTTTAACGAAGAACAGGTACCACGATGCAGAGAGAATCATTTACAAGATTGCTCAAGTGAATGGAAAACCGAAACCTCAAAATATATTATCGCAGTTAACT GAAGCTAAAGAGGATAATAATGTAAAACAAGCAAGTTTACTTGATGTCATTCGTTGCCCGACTCTTCTCTTTTATTTGATAAATCTATGGTTTAACTG GTTTGTACAAAGTTTTTTGTACTATGGATTATCGCTGGGCACATCGGACCTCGGTGTCAATGCTTACGTGGCGTTTTGCATATCAGGTGCTGTAGAGATTCCAGCCTATGTTTCCAGCATATACTCTATGCGAAGATTCGGAAGAAAACTCTCAACTGCTGTGCTTATGATCATGGCAGGAACGTCGTGCTTCTTGACAATTCTCACTC CTAATGGTCCTGCCCGTGTGACTGTGGCTATGGTCGGCAAGTTTGCAATCTCTGCCTCGTTTGCCAATGTTTATGTCTTAACAGCCGAGATATTCCCTACTCCACTCAG GGCCCTAAGCATTGGCGCATGCTCAGTAGCAGCTCGTATTGGCGGTATTGTTGCTCCACTTACTCTTGTCCTGGATCGTGTCTGGGAGCCCTTGCCTCTCGTGCTCTTTGCGACGTCGTCTGTGCTCGCCGGTGTATTGGTGTTCCTCTTACCAGAAACTAAAGGGAAAGCTATGCCTGACACAATCGAGGACTCCCTGAACCTACGGAATAGTTCTTACAA gGAAGTTGCCAACAACGAGGATAACAATGAAAACGGAAGTTCGAAACCAACTgatatttaa